The DNA segment GATTCACCCAAATGTTTTTGAACTATAGCTTTCTATGGATGGGTATAGTTTCAGGGCACCACACGGACAGCACTAATTAAAACAAGATGTCTGACAGCAGGAAGGATGTGTGGTAGGACTGAATAAACAGAAGGAGTTATGAAGTTTTAATTCATCCTGGAATCCTAAACTTCTAGGCCAAAATTGTGATATGCTATCAGAAGGCCATACAGGAAAAGGAGAAATTGTGCTGGATAGGCAATAGAGAAGCATTGTTGCTATGACATAGCCCATGAGAAGCAGCGATGACCTTAGATGGGCATGAAATGAACTAGGGGAACATGTGTTCCTCCAGTTGTTGCTGAACAACATCTGTCAGGATTCTCACCCAGGATAGCCAATGGTGACGCAGCTAAATGTGTTTTTGAgacactcatttaacaactgtcttgcttaataatggaaattttgggctcgattgtggttgcaagtggaggactacctatatgtagcAGCTTAAAGCAATGTGTGAACCAGATCATAGGCTTCATTTTACTAATGGAATGTAAACTCATTGCAATTAAAGTCATGGTTCTAATCTATTTCTGACATTGGCTAGGTTCCGTCTGCATTAAACCaagtggtttattttattttggcttagTGTAACAAAAGAATCCAGCCACTGAGTTCATCCATGGCTTGTTTACTTTTAACCACAGGGAAAGCTTCCTGTGTCTTCCTTCGATTTGTTGACTTCTTTAATAATAAGACAATTCAGAACAGGAAAATGTGGAGCTGTAAAATGTGTTCCTACAATATAAAGGTCAGTTGTTCATCCAGTTGTTGCTTCTACCTGTCCCTGGGCCTTTTTGTAGTTCAGTCATGCCTAGCTTAAATAACAAGTCAAAGACAGGCTTGATTAGAAGGTGGATGGAAGGAGTCCAAAGAAGATGATAACAATTactagagaagggagggggaaaaagagagagagagagagagagaggaaggaaggaaggaaggaaggaaggaaggaaggaaggaaggaaggaaggaaggaaggaaggaaagaaagaaggaaagaaaaagaaagagaaagaaagaaagaaagaagaaaagaaaagaaaagaaaagaaaagatttagaATAGTGATATTTCCAACTACAAAGGTTAAGAATGAGTTGATGGGACGGGTGAGCAATCACCATCCTGTATTAGtcaaaattaaatgaaattaactGGATACGAATAGCagctgattttgtgtgtgtgggtttACTTGAGCAGCACGCTGGAGAGAAAGGGTTCCAATTGCCATGGTATATTTATTAAATACTCCCccatatacaaacatacacattCTTCCTCAGCTGCTATATCCTGCATTTCACACATCGATAAATCAAGATTGTCaagtgcaaaacaaaacaaaaaagaagaagaagaagaagaaacctagCTACAGCTCAGGCTTCGGTGAACATGCTGCTCTGATGTAGTTATTGGAGGCAGTGATATCGCTGTTCATGTGCTGCTCCAGGAACTCTGCGGTCTCTTCTGCAATTTGTCCTGGGATCCGGAAATCAATGGTAGCTTGGTCCCTTTTGGGGCTAGGCTGGGTAAGAGCATTTCTGGCCTCAGCGTGGCAACCTGTCCCTTGCAGGAACTGCAAGAAGTTCTCCTCAATGGAGCCTTCTCTGCTGGGTAACCTGAGATCCTCCTCTGGTGGTTGCTTGAAGAAACAGGTGAGGTGCTTGCTGAGCTCTCCTCTGATCTGTCGGTTGAGGCATCCATAGAAGAAAGGATTGGATGTGAAGCAAAAATAACCAATCCAAGTGACCACATTCTCCGTCTGCTGGCCAGGAAAATGGGAGCTCAGCACTGAGTAGAGATGGAAGGAGAAATAGGGCAACCAGCAGAAGAGAAATTGTCCCCCCACTGCTAGGAGGATGATGACAGCCTTCCCACCCCCAAACGTCCTCTGAGGGGTAGTTCGAGGGGCTCCTGAACTAGTCACCATTGTGGACCTACTACTAAGAGATTCCGATCTTTGCCGTGCGGTATCCATCCAAGTGGGGAGTGGACCATGGTGCATGGCAGCTACTCTGGCCACTTTAAACATATTACAATAGACCACCAAAATAATGGAAACTGGCAGGAGAAAGTAGAAAACAGCAAAGAAAATCACAAAAAACTTGCAGTAGGCACTTCGGCTCCACTGCAAGGAGCAGGTCTGTCCATTGTAAGCTAGGGATCTATTGATATGGTCTTGGGAAAGCCATCCCAGGATGGGGATGATGGACATAACTACTGCCTTGATCCAGACACCAACCAGGACACAGACCACCAGGCTCACAGTCATTTTGACCTCATAGCGCATGGGGTGCACCACATAGTAGTAGCGCTCTACGTTAATAGCTGAGATTGAAAGGATACACATGGTGATGAAGCAAATACTCAGGAAGAGATAGGTGTGACATATGGCATCCTCAAAGACTGTGCCATCAAAGAAAGTTGAGCTGGACAGCATGGCTAGAGGCATTAGGGTAATAGCAGCCAAAAGATCCACCAAGCAGAGGTGGAACACAAAAACAAACTTCCTCAGTGCTGGCGTTTTGATAATGACCGTCATAACTGCTATATTGCCCACAATGGCTGTCAAATCAATCAAAAGCATGAAGAAGAGACCCACAGACTCAGAGGCCACGTCTCTGGGCTTGGTGTCTAGGCTAGAATTGAGAAGCATAGAACTCTGGGATGTCTGAAGCAGTCTTCTGATCCTGGCAGGATTCCGTACCCACGGGGTGGGAAGAGAAGGCTCCATGGAGATTAGCACCTCCCTTTACAAGTCCATCACCCATCCTATTCTGGGTCCCCAGAAAGTAATCAGAGAGAATCAAGAGAGATGGTGGTGTGCAAGCAGCCACTAGCCATATCGTTTGCCAACGTTCAAGTCCAGCAGGTCTTTGGGGTACTTATGCTTTCCAGTACCACACAGTTCTGTGAGCCATTATAAGCAGGGACTCTGTTTAATTCACCAAATTTGTTTCATCTTGATTGTATGTCATAGGATATAATAGCATGGCAGTGTCGAAAGTCCGTGGAACCCAGCCTGGAGAACAGTCCCTTCCTTGCTAAGTGTATAAGGCTTTACTGCATTTTGCAACATGCTGTTTCCGGGGCAAATGTTTGCACCTGAAAGAAATACAGATATATTTAAAGATTAAACACTGTGTTAACCAAAATTGTTTCACTGGCAGCTTTACATTTGGGGCTGACTAAAACTAATCTGTTCTATCTTTAAAACAGATTGTCTTTTTCAGGGGAGCCACTTGGAGTAGTGGTGGAttgttcccggttcagaccggttctatagaactgatagtaaaactggcgggaagctctgcccactgacccaaaggtcataacataacataacataacataacataacataacataacataacataacataacataacataacataaaaactctcatgtgcatgcgcagaagagtgcgcgggggcatgatgcgaaccagtagtaaaggtaagtagaactcacccctgactTGGAGGGTTGCTGGCCCTTTGAACTTTCTGGAAAATAATAAGCATGATCTGTTTCAGGGGACCTAGTAGTGGGTGCTCCCAAGAAAGGAGAGTGGGATTCGGCCTCCAGCCTACTGAGAGTTGAGTCCTAAATGAGAATGTGCATCTAACCATACATTTATCCTGCATAAAATCAGGGGTCAGGTTGAATTGTGTCTGAAtatgcaatttttattttatttctattttatgcaTTCCCATCCCATTTTCTTTCCATGTTAATAATGTGAAGAATGCGGCAGATAACTCAGCAGTGGAAAGGTGGGGTAGAAGAGAGCAGACATCCCAGTGTGGATGATCACACTGAGAGAGGAAGACATTTAAAAGACAGGAGAGATATACAGCAGACCAGCACTCTATTGGGCTCCTTCCTCTTTTACTCAGCTCTCTGAGTGGAATTACCACATGTTATGATTGAAGATGAAAGAGCTAACCTTGTGTGCACTACTAGAAGATGGGTAACTACTCTGAATGAAGAGTGCATACCTTTCTGAGTACAGCTTCAATTATGACTGCAATAATTGTTGAGATCCATCAAATCttattgaccaaaaaaaaaaccttcaaagaTGATGAAAGCCTTTTCCTGGGGTTTGGTTAAGGATACGCTATGTTTACTATTAGTATTCAGCCCACACAGCTGTCTAAACAAGCGGGCTGTTGGTGGTCTCAACAGAAGGATTTTTACAATGTATGTTGGGATTGCCCTTATTCAAGAAGCTTTGAATTTCATGTGATAGCCATAGGTTTGTTTTGTCAAACAAAGAAATGAGGCAGGGCATATCCTTGActtaaattgtttttctttgcacctaggtcaggggtctgcaaacttggctcttttaagacttgtggacttcagcttccagagttctttgctggctgaggaactctgggagttgaagtccacaagtcttaaaagagccaagtttgcagacccctgtgttaaacaaatgccatggttgttaaatgaggcaaTGGTTTGCTATAGACTGGCTTACTTCAAAAACCAGAAGTATTTGACCTAGGGCAAATAGTTCAGATACTGCAAAGCAAGAGTTAGCAGTTGCTCACTATCTTAACCAGCCATCATCTGGTGATGAATGTTAAGAGTCAGCTCTTAATATATTATTGTCTTTCTATAGAAAAGGAATCTTTACAAAGAGAGTTGGTCTCCACAGACTTTGGAATGTCTTGAATGGTGATCCTGTCAAGGCCTTTGTTGTTCTATGTACTGTTGAAATAAAACGGACCACTGAGAAGATTATTCTTAAATCCCTCTCTAGTGTTCTGAAGCAAAGTTTTCTGGGATAGACTGGTAATAATACTATCCGAGAGATAGCTGGAAGGTCAATGCTAGCTTGCCATGAATTGATCAGATAGACATTCATGTACATAATTTTGCTTTCCATTGCATCCTCAAATACCCACCCAAGAGAACTTTGATTGAAGAGTTATATATTCTATAAAACATGTTAGAGACCTCCAAAATCAGCTGTCTGCTGATCTGCAAAGGCCCTTTGATGGTAAAGGTGTCATTCATCTTCATGCCAATTTTAACATGGTTTTGTTATTGAGCTATAAAGTTCATCACTTGGCTTAATCATAAGGAACTATTTCCAATATCTAAAGCAGAAGACGTGGACAAAATGATAGTATACATCATCTTGAACCCTGCCAGTCCTGATTTTTTCCAAAAAACCCAAAGAAGGATGATTAActggatccaggggtgaaatgctcccagatcgaaccacattgcgcgatccggtagtgattgtggTCGGTAGTTTGGCAATCCGGTaacgatggcggagcaaagctctgcccactcgCCTGGGCATCAtcacttcttggttttaaccaggaaataatgtgtttttttaccttctgcgcatgagcagaagatctgcggtaaggaaggtaagtagatttttccCCTGAGTGGATCCATAGAGTGGTGAACATGTCTTTGTGTGATCGATTGATAACAGCCGGTTGCCTATACTCTCCTAAATAAGCCCTCCCTAGGTCCAAGGATGCTGATACacattgaaaacatacttgttcatccaagtgggactggcttgatttttaaattttcaaatttctggttttttaataattttagattggggtattttaatataggtcaatttgacggttttaattttcggccatttttgaatatgtattttaattgttattttaactttgtatattattgttttactctggctgtacaccgccctgagtccttcgggagaagggcggtataaaaatctaaataaactaaactaaactaaactaaactaaataaacATGTCCTTTGCTAAGGCAATATGCTCGCGAGGATGATGTCTATGCTCCTTTTTTGTGTTCTTAAAAGCGATTGATTACATTGACTCTTTTAAACTGAATTTAGGCATGGTTGGGGACAGGATCAGCCTAAGTGACCTTGGCAGATGATTTCCtgcaagagaaagacagagggaatGTGACTGATTGATCCTGCTTTGTTTTTCAGTATGTAGTTTCGATCTCATTGATCAGGATTATACCTGTGAGCTGGGAGTGTTGGTATTATAGTGGtttgtttcctatttttaatGTTGATCTCAGAAACCAGCTATTGTATGTGCTGCTGCCATGAGGCTTTATCTTGTACAAAACAGtaattaacattaacattttgAGACATTTAATTATCAATATGCTGAGGATACTCAATTCTATTTAGTTTCAAAAGTTATTCAGGTCGGGGGGATGGGGCAGTTCAACTTCGCACAAGCAAAGAACTTTATTAGCTTTCATTACAGGAACCCCACTTTTTGTAGGTATCCATTTGAGCTTGAAAAACAGGTGGAGTTGGTGTAAGAGTAGCATTAACTTTAATGAATAGATTCTTTAAAATAACAGTATCCTTTTATTTCAGGTTGAAAAAAGTCAGACTGCTTTAATACATAGcaatgaagtgattcacttatgcCAGATCCAAAGTACTTCTTCCAAAGTACATGGAGCCCTAATATAAACCATCTGAATAATAGACCACATATTTTGAATTACTATTGGGTTAGGGTTAGCGTGcggctctcccaagctccattttcagtggcagagggttgcaggaggccgtcgcagccagaaacggagctcaggaacccccttttcgctggcagagcacttaggccaccacaggcatccctgacatgagtgacatcgagcaggCCACACCCattctggccacatctaccccgcccccctgagatcaaacacaaccctgatgcggccctcaatgcaggggtgaaatgcttccggtttggaccggatcgcccgagacAGTAGCAATCGTGGtggatagttcggagaaccggtagcaaaaaatccctcccccagcccgcatgcccagctgagccacgcgatcatcagaggttgggtttttttaatttttaaaagcattttttcttcggctgaaaaaatgcttttaaaagtaaaaaaaaaggctctgatgatcgcacagctcagctgggattgtctgaaccttttaaaagcatttttctcaacctcttcagccaaagaggttgttaaaaaatgcttttaaagggttctggtgatcaggcaactcagctgggatcgtctgaatcctttaaaagcattttttctacaacctctttggccgatgaggttgtaaaaaaatgcttttaaaagttaaaaaaaaagttggccacgcccacccagtcacattaccacccccaccccaccaagctatgcccacagaaccggtagtaacaaattttacatttcatccctgcctcaatgaaatcgagtttgatacccctacaCTAAACCAACCTGGCTCTCAATTAGCTCCCAATCCAGACTCAGTGTTTTAATTCTATATATAACATTCTAAGCGAAGCTTTTTCATGATAGATCGAGGTGAACCTACTTTACAACATTCTACCTTGAACTGATCTTTGCATAATTTCCTTGCTGAAATCCATAAGGCACCAGCAGCTATATCACTGAGGAATCAGTCTTTTCACGCAAACATTCACTGAGTCAACATTACAGAAGAATTGGTctgttccttttccccttttaattaatgtgatttatattgttttaatttattgtgcgtgattacatttttttttcatttggaaaCCACTTTTGAAGATAATTATGCAGAAAGCTAAATACTGTAAAAGTACACTAATAATAATGTGATTACAAATATTTATATCTTAACAATGTGTTTGAGTTCAAATTATAGTAAGTTAAGCACTATTGCATTAAAATATGGTGGCTATGTTTACACATAACATTAGGATATAAACCTTCATGCATAAGCTACAGTGGCTATATTCACACATTGCCTTAAACCAAACAAAACACCCCCATTATACTTTACAAATATTTGTAATTCCAGCAAAGGCCCTGGGGACATGGGTTTCTTTTAAATAACAATACTTTCGATACCAGTTTCCCTAGAATAATTTCCATAAAATTCCCTGTTTGATTGATTGGCAGTTTCCTGCTCCACCACAGAATTTTTAGGGAAAGCGGGGAGTTGGGAGAGATTTTAGTGTACTTCACAATTTGCCCAGTTCAGTTTCAGATGATAGTACCGGTAGTACTTGCTTAATTCAGTTGCTGTTCAAGGTTACAATGGTGCTAAACAAATGGTAGTTATGACTGGTTCTCAAAATTACAGTCATTGCAATGTGACCCTCCATGACCATACgaccaaaatttgggtgcttggcagcccAGCCACATTTATGACCGTGGCCTCAACTCTCCACCCCCCCTCCCATCTACCCCACCATCTCCGCCATTTTGGCCACCCTGCACTCTAGTTCCCTGCTGCCCTGTTGCCCTGCACTCGGCCACCCCTGCTGCCCCTGCCTCCCCTGCTATCCCCAGCTGACTTCTACCATCATCTTCCCACTACTACTGATGAGGTGGGCCCAGTCTAGACATCTGCTGGCCCGTCACAAGACCTTTATGAAGCCTTCataacag comes from the Ahaetulla prasina isolate Xishuangbanna chromosome 3, ASM2864084v1, whole genome shotgun sequence genome and includes:
- the GPR61 gene encoding G-protein coupled receptor 61, whose amino-acid sequence is MEPSLPTPWVRNPARIRRLLQTSQSSMLLNSSLDTKPRDVASESVGLFFMLLIDLTAIVGNIAVMTVIIKTPALRKFVFVFHLCLVDLLAAITLMPLAMLSSSTFFDGTVFEDAICHTYLFLSICFITMCILSISAINVERYYYVVHPMRYEVKMTVSLVVCVLVGVWIKAVVMSIIPILGWLSQDHINRSLAYNGQTCSLQWSRSAYCKFFVIFFAVFYFLLPVSIILVVYCNMFKVARVAAMHHGPLPTWMDTARQRSESLSSRSTMVTSSGAPRTTPQRTFGGGKAVIILLAVGGQFLFCWLPYFSFHLYSVLSSHFPGQQTENVVTWIGYFCFTSNPFFYGCLNRQIRGELSKHLTCFFKQPPEEDLRLPSREGSIEENFLQFLQGTGCHAEARNALTQPSPKRDQATIDFRIPGQIAEETAEFLEQHMNSDITASNNYIRAACSPKPEL